One region of Fusarium oxysporum f. sp. lycopersici 4287 chromosome 14, whole genome shotgun sequence genomic DNA includes:
- a CDS encoding serine/threonine protein kinase — protein sequence MSASSSPLPFTIAEDDTAQPENPGGAYNSMSRLEDSHIRDSLPSDLNCLISRLNELKLDPSSSISRSRVVAVTNEDEGVIMSGDGKPVDFPPGGLSIEQAPDRPYFTLSSDNITISGYYSPGSDDIIIHRRETKEVEIASYSSVTNKMTPLRSVKVPFSLNTGLWQISESGRMQIYLYIFPKPYILHISSEPPKRPRLESGENAPYPRKKARLMQPRQKKPVTQTPNRTKEATKTNAKTGTSNLELLRPSSSVRWCGLNTAFRIDTISTSQRGRRQKTRDCFKLSALELVFSQSSTTRVFTGQHAQHGLVSFKAVAYPTRDLIQQHAQRWCREVSAARKISHRFLTTVLNADARLLSLCLDGQPILLCQRDDQSYFTGSNHEGIQLCIQITSALVFLHSTIGKPHLSVNSSNIFKKGNMFSLSGFEIAEDITGLKISYEEMRWYAAPEHVFAEPAAPLEKRIPRDDSREDGKKDVFSLAVVLAYAWKYIPLPETCGESMYSSRTQWLRSIENIRQASNCKVANPFMNILLKGLDPEPKTRSSSRGLLELALDSFKDSTGQILNVSVA from the exons ATGTCTGCCTCTTCGTCCCCTTTACCGTTCACGATAGCCGAGGACGATACCGCTCAACCTGAGAATCCAGGCGGTGCTTATAATTCCATGAGCCGACTTGAGGACAGCCACATAAGAGACTCGCTCCCAAGCGACCTGAACTGCCTCATTTCAAGACTGAACGAACTAAAATTGgatccttcttcctccatctccCGCTCTCGAGTTGTTGCCGTCAcgaatgaagatgagggagTCATAATGAGCGGCGATGGCAAGCCCGTCGATTTCCCACCGGGTGGCCTTTCGATTGAGCAGGCGCCCGATAGGCCGTATTTCACTCTTAGCTCGGACAACATAACCATATCAGGTTACTATTCACCCGGCAGCGATGACATAATCATACACAGACGCGAAACAAAGGAAGTAGAGATTGCCTCGTATTCGTCAGTTACGAATAAAATGACTCCTCTTCGAAGTGTCAAGGTCCCCTTTTCATTGAATACCGGTCTATGGCAAATATCTGAGTCCGGGCGAATGCAAATctatctttatatttttccGAAGCCATATATCTTGCACATCAGCTCGGAACCACCAAAAAGACCACGTTTAGAGAGTGGGGAGAACGCGCCTTATCCTCGAAAAAAGGCTCGCCTTATGCAGCCACGGCAGAAGAAGCCAGTCACCCAGACGCCGAATCGTACTAAGGAGGCGACAAAGACCAATGCAAAGACTGGAACATCCAATCTTGAATTGCTCAGGCCCTCCAGTAGTGTCCGATGGTGTGGTTTGAATACTGCCTTTCGCATCGACACTATTTCCACATCGCAACGAGGACGACGACAGAAGACAAGGGACTGTTTTAAGCTTAGTGCTCTAGAGTTGGTGTTTAGTCAATCAAGCACTACCCGTGTTTTCACAGGACAGCATGCTCAACATGGGCTGGTATCGTTCAAGGCAGTAGCCTATCCAACCAGAGATCTCATTCAGCAACATGCGCAGAGGTGGTGTAGGGAAGTCTCAGCAGCCAGAAAAATAAGCCAT CGTTTCTTGACTACCGTATTGAACGCTGATGCTCGATTACTATCGCTCTGCCTGGACGGTCAACCAATTCTTCTTTGTCAGAGGGACGACCAGAGCTACTTTACTGGTAGTAACCATGAAGGTATTCAACTTTGCATACAGATCACCTCGGCCCTTGTTTTCCTCCACTCAACAATAGGGAAACCACATCTGTCCGTGAATTCGAGCAATATCTTCAAGAAAGGAAATATGTTCAGTTTATCTGGTTTTGAAATAGCGGAGGATATAACCGGCTTGAAAATTAGTTACGAGGAGATGAGGTGGTATGCCGCCCCGGAGCATGTTTTTGCGGAGCCCGCTGCTCCTCTGGAAAAAAGGATCCCTCGAGATGATAGTCGTGAAGACGGAAAGAAAGATGTTTTTAGCTTGGCTGTGGTCTTGGCTTATGCATGGAAGTACATACCGTTGCCAGAGACTTGTGGTGAATCAATGTACTCTTCAAGGACACAATGGCTGAGGAGCATCGAGAATATCAGGCAAGCAAGTAACTGCAAAGTTGCGAATCCATTCATGAACATCCTGCTAAAGGGTCTAGATCCGGAACCCAAGACACGAAGTTCATCCCGAGGTTTACTTGAGTTAGCACTTGACAGTTTCAAGGACAGCACCGGGCAAATACTAAACGTTTCGGTGGCGTAA